A window of the Euzebya pacifica genome harbors these coding sequences:
- the dbpB gene encoding DGQHR domain-containing protein DpdB has translation MTTTTTIRVPAIEIKQGENRTLYSFAVDAKSIHDFASVTRAKRDEANAVEGYQRPEAVKHIRAIKDYLEAEDPMIPNALVVAFDSRVKFTPLAAADEVGYASHGHLEIPIVNGSGEDKPGFIVDGQQRSAAVREANVGAFPMAVTAFITDSLEEQRAQFILVNSTKPLPKGLIHELLPTTQAKLPRLLERKRFPAYLLERLNYDTDSPMHLRIRTSTNPDGIIKDNSVLRMVDNSLTEGGLYRFRDPFTGAGDEEPMLAILKNYWTAVAKVFPEAWEETPRRSRLVHGAGVIAMGFLMDAILDREYDVRVPTIETFETEIRSIEEVCRWTRGFWEFGPGVERRWNELQNTSKDQQLLSNYLLAQYRMTST, from the coding sequence ATGACCACCACAACGACCATCCGCGTGCCCGCCATCGAGATCAAGCAGGGCGAGAACCGAACGCTGTACTCCTTCGCGGTCGACGCCAAGTCGATCCATGACTTCGCATCGGTGACCCGAGCGAAGCGTGACGAGGCCAACGCCGTCGAGGGCTACCAGCGCCCGGAGGCCGTCAAGCACATTCGGGCGATCAAGGACTACCTCGAGGCCGAGGATCCGATGATCCCCAACGCCCTCGTGGTGGCGTTCGACTCACGTGTGAAGTTCACCCCGTTGGCGGCGGCCGATGAGGTGGGTTACGCCAGCCATGGTCACCTTGAGATCCCGATCGTCAACGGTTCGGGAGAGGACAAGCCAGGCTTCATCGTCGACGGCCAGCAACGATCGGCCGCGGTGCGGGAGGCCAACGTCGGGGCGTTCCCCATGGCCGTGACCGCCTTCATCACCGACTCGCTCGAGGAGCAGCGCGCCCAGTTCATCCTCGTGAACTCCACCAAGCCGTTGCCCAAGGGCCTGATCCACGAGCTGCTGCCCACGACCCAGGCGAAGCTGCCGAGGCTCCTGGAACGCAAGCGCTTCCCGGCGTACCTGCTGGAGCGCCTGAACTACGACACCGACAGCCCGATGCACCTCCGCATCCGCACCTCGACCAACCCTGACGGGATCATCAAGGACAACTCGGTCCTCCGAATGGTCGACAACTCTCTCACCGAGGGTGGCCTCTACCGTTTCCGGGACCCCTTCACGGGCGCCGGAGACGAAGAACCCATGCTCGCGATCCTCAAGAACTACTGGACGGCTGTGGCGAAGGTTTTTCCGGAAGCCTGGGAGGAGACTCCCCGGCGATCACGCCTCGTGCACGGCGCCGGGGTCATCGCGATGGGCTTCCTCATGGACGCGATCCTCGACCGTGAGTACGACGTGAGGGTCCCGACCATCGAGACGTTCGAGACCGAGATCCGCTCGATCGAGGAGGTGTGTCGCTGGACCCGGGGGTTCTGGGAGTTCGGCCCGGGTGTCGAGCGCCGCTGGAACGAGCTACAGAACACGTCCAAGGATCAGCAGTTGCTGAGCAACTACTTGCTCGCTCAGTACCGGATGACATCAACCTAG
- the dpdA gene encoding tRNA-guanine transglycosylase DpdA: MLFYFPDSQDQIDPTFDMEREEHPPFHVRQRDDRYAHEALTLRAYDGMLVSKAMVDGVGGSSGRYTVPQRHRLYRQGAHRFFRLEASEGPPLITLGDCGAFTYVDEPVPPVTPDEVIDFYDGCGFDAGISPDHVILAHQSDLEPTLPGTDDVDPMWKERQAITLELAGEFLTRHAARGCTFEPVGAAQGWSPSSMASCVEQLQQMGYRRVALGGMVPLKNPQILEVLEAVDAVRLPETQLHLLGLTRVEHMHDFARFGVTSFDSTSPFFRAFKDDTDNYFTADRRYTAIRIPPVDGNAKVKRAIKSGKIDHDVAHQAEQRCLRLVRAYADRQIEMDEVLEALAEYHAMWDGRVRTDRYIETLRDRPWETCQCGICAEVDVEVVLFRGTERNKRRGFHNVAMFAQTLRDKLQEGH, encoded by the coding sequence ATGCTGTTCTACTTCCCGGACAGCCAGGACCAGATCGATCCAACCTTCGACATGGAGCGAGAGGAGCACCCGCCGTTCCACGTTCGGCAGCGCGACGACCGCTACGCCCACGAGGCTCTGACGCTGCGTGCCTACGACGGGATGCTCGTGTCCAAGGCCATGGTGGACGGGGTCGGTGGCAGCAGCGGTCGCTACACGGTCCCCCAGCGTCACCGGCTGTACCGGCAGGGGGCCCACCGCTTCTTCCGGCTCGAGGCCAGCGAGGGACCGCCGCTGATCACCCTCGGCGACTGCGGTGCGTTCACCTACGTCGATGAGCCGGTACCGCCCGTGACACCGGACGAGGTCATTGACTTCTACGACGGCTGCGGGTTCGACGCCGGGATCTCCCCTGACCACGTCATCCTGGCCCATCAGTCCGACCTCGAGCCCACCCTGCCGGGCACCGACGACGTCGATCCGATGTGGAAGGAGCGGCAGGCCATCACCCTCGAGCTGGCGGGTGAGTTCCTGACCCGGCATGCCGCACGCGGATGCACCTTCGAACCGGTCGGGGCTGCGCAGGGCTGGAGCCCGTCGTCGATGGCGTCGTGTGTGGAGCAGCTCCAGCAGATGGGGTACCGACGGGTTGCCCTGGGCGGCATGGTGCCGCTGAAGAACCCGCAGATCCTCGAGGTGCTGGAGGCAGTCGACGCGGTTCGACTGCCCGAGACCCAGCTCCACCTGCTCGGACTCACCCGGGTCGAGCACATGCACGACTTCGCACGGTTCGGGGTGACCAGCTTCGACTCGACGTCGCCGTTCTTCAGGGCGTTCAAGGACGACACCGACAACTACTTCACCGCCGACCGCCGCTACACGGCGATCCGGATCCCCCCGGTCGACGGCAACGCCAAGGTTAAGCGAGCGATCAAGAGCGGGAAGATCGACCACGACGTCGCCCATCAGGCCGAGCAGCGATGCCTACGGCTCGTGCGCGCCTACGCCGACCGGCAGATCGAGATGGACGAGGTCCTGGAGGCCCTGGCGGAGTACCACGCCATGTGGGACGGCAGGGTGCGTACCGACAGATACATCGAAACGCTGAGGGACCGGCCCTGGGAGACCTGTCAGTGCGGTATCTGCGCCGAGGTCGACGTCGAGGTCGTGCTGTTCCGGGGCACAGAACGAAACAAGCGGCGGGGGTTCCACAACGTGGCCATGTTCGCCCAGACACTGCGAGACAAGCTCCAGGAGGGGCACTAG
- the dbpB gene encoding DGQHR domain-containing protein DpdB, with protein sequence MSETKTIERRALQLEQPGGHVLYMFTLSPSEILQVADISRISRDDEGQLIGYQRDQVRSHVNDIRDYLRGDDIVFPNAIILALDGEHRFRSSRGPGATDGLSRSGTLEICLGGDRKPAWIVDGQQRAFALADVMRDDLPIPVSAFVADQVSVQRDQFLRVNNTKPLPRGLVTELLPEVVVPISRKLGMRKLPAAICDQLNRQDDSPFQGMIRRPSSAPEERKQAPITDTSIVKMLEESLQQSSGCLFPYRNLATGEADTETIWLTVTAYWAAVRDTFPEAWGLPSTESRLMHGAGIRAMGRLMDKVMATVNPNADDAHEQIMAELGTVAPICRWLDGQWEDLGDMAWNDIQNTPKHVRALSNLLIRRYVTQRMKVA encoded by the coding sequence TTGTCTGAAACCAAGACCATCGAACGCCGCGCCCTCCAGCTGGAGCAGCCCGGCGGGCACGTCCTCTACATGTTCACGTTGTCCCCGTCTGAGATCCTTCAGGTCGCCGACATCTCACGGATCTCTCGCGATGACGAGGGGCAGCTGATCGGCTACCAGCGAGACCAGGTCCGTAGCCATGTCAACGACATCCGCGACTACCTGCGTGGCGATGACATCGTCTTCCCAAACGCGATCATCCTCGCGCTGGACGGTGAGCACCGCTTCCGGTCCTCTCGTGGTCCCGGGGCAACCGACGGGTTGTCACGAAGCGGGACGCTCGAGATCTGCCTGGGTGGAGATCGGAAGCCGGCCTGGATCGTCGACGGACAGCAGCGCGCCTTCGCGCTCGCCGACGTCATGCGTGATGACCTGCCCATCCCCGTCAGCGCGTTCGTCGCTGATCAGGTGTCGGTGCAGCGAGATCAGTTCCTTCGGGTCAACAACACCAAGCCGCTGCCTCGCGGCCTCGTGACCGAGCTCCTCCCGGAGGTCGTCGTGCCCATCTCCCGGAAGCTGGGCATGCGCAAGCTCCCTGCGGCCATCTGCGATCAGCTCAACCGCCAGGACGACTCCCCGTTCCAGGGGATGATCCGCCGACCGTCCTCGGCTCCGGAGGAGCGGAAGCAGGCGCCGATCACCGACACGTCGATCGTCAAGATGCTGGAGGAGAGCCTGCAGCAGTCATCCGGCTGTCTGTTCCCCTACCGCAACCTGGCGACCGGCGAGGCCGACACGGAGACGATCTGGCTGACCGTGACCGCGTACTGGGCAGCGGTGCGGGACACGTTCCCCGAAGCCTGGGGGCTGCCGTCAACGGAGAGCCGGCTGATGCACGGTGCGGGCATACGTGCCATGGGCCGTCTCATGGACAAGGTGATGGCGACGGTCAACCCCAACGCTGACGACGCTCACGAGCAGATCATGGCCGAGCTCGGGACCGTCGCGCCCATCTGCCGTTGGCTGGACGGGCAGTGGGAGGACCTCGGCGACATGGCGTGGAACGACATCCAGAACACCCCGAAGCACGTCCGGGCGTTGTCGAACCTGCTGATCCGTCGTTACGTCACGCAGCGGATGAAGGTTGCGTGA
- the queC gene encoding 7-cyano-7-deazaguanine synthase QueC, translated as MSYAVTVLSGGMDSTVLAHLSKGLNEKVDLVSVDYGQRHRTELEFAARTADKLGCRHDVVSLPIGEALSSALTDTDVDVPHGHYAEDNMAVTVVPNRNAILISVAYGIAVARGATTVQVGVHAGDHFVYPDCRPAFVDQLGVALKTGNEGFGQVELVAPFVHQSKTDICRLGDVLGVDWTDTWSCYEGGAVHCGRCGTCVERREAFRDAGVEDPTEYADPDYAFEVLARGSGS; from the coding sequence ATGAGCTACGCGGTAACGGTGCTGAGCGGCGGCATGGACTCGACGGTGCTCGCGCACCTCTCGAAGGGCCTGAACGAAAAGGTCGACCTCGTCTCAGTCGACTACGGCCAGCGGCACCGGACCGAGCTGGAGTTCGCGGCACGGACGGCCGACAAGCTCGGCTGTCGACACGACGTGGTCTCCCTGCCGATCGGCGAGGCGCTGTCCTCCGCGCTCACCGACACCGACGTCGATGTGCCTCACGGCCACTACGCCGAGGACAACATGGCCGTCACGGTCGTTCCCAACCGGAACGCCATCTTGATCTCCGTCGCCTACGGGATCGCTGTCGCTCGGGGAGCCACGACCGTCCAGGTCGGCGTGCACGCCGGTGACCATTTCGTGTATCCCGACTGTCGTCCGGCCTTCGTCGACCAGCTCGGCGTGGCGCTCAAGACCGGCAACGAGGGCTTCGGCCAGGTCGAGCTCGTCGCACCCTTCGTGCACCAGTCCAAGACCGACATCTGCAGGCTCGGTGACGTCCTCGGCGTGGACTGGACCGACACGTGGTCCTGCTACGAGGGTGGCGCGGTCCACTGCGGTCGGTGCGGCACGTGTGTGGAGCGGCGCGAGGCCTTCCGTGACGCCGGTGTCGAGGACCCGACGGAGTACGCCGACCCTGACTACGCCTTCGAGGTGCTCGCCCGGGGGAGCGGGTCGTGA
- the queE gene encoding 7-carboxy-7-deazaguanine synthase: protein MTYAVKEAFHTLQGEGAHAGRAAVFLRFAGCNLWSGREDGRASAICKFCDTDFVGTDGEGGGSFADPVELATHVASLWTVDDDPAGRRYVVCTGGEPLLQLDPPLIDALHSEGFTIAVETNGTIEAPPGIDWLTVSPKLGSTLVQTSGSELKLVYPQVAGDPAQFVDLDFDHFYLQPMDGPDAVDNTKRTVEYCRRHPLWTLSLQTHKLLGIP from the coding sequence GTGACCTACGCGGTCAAGGAGGCCTTCCACACCCTTCAGGGCGAGGGCGCACACGCAGGCCGGGCCGCAGTGTTCCTCCGGTTCGCGGGCTGCAACCTCTGGTCCGGACGAGAGGACGGCCGTGCGTCAGCGATCTGCAAGTTCTGCGACACCGACTTCGTCGGGACCGACGGCGAAGGCGGCGGTAGCTTCGCCGACCCCGTCGAGCTCGCGACGCACGTCGCCAGCCTGTGGACCGTCGACGACGACCCCGCCGGGCGCCGCTACGTCGTCTGCACCGGCGGTGAACCCCTGCTTCAGCTCGACCCCCCGCTGATCGACGCCCTCCATTCCGAGGGCTTCACGATCGCGGTCGAGACCAACGGCACGATCGAGGCGCCTCCCGGCATCGACTGGCTCACGGTCAGCCCCAAGCTGGGATCCACCTTGGTCCAGACGTCCGGCAGCGAGCTGAAGCTCGTGTACCCGCAGGTCGCCGGCGACCCGGCGCAGTTCGTCGACCTCGACTTCGACCACTTCTACCTGCAGCCCATGGACGGCCCCGACGCGGTCGACAACACCAAGCGCACCGTCGAGTACTGCCGACGCCACCCACTCTGGACCCTCAGCCTGCAGACCCACAAGCTGCTGGGCATCCCATAA
- the folE2 gene encoding GTP cyclohydrolase FolE2, translating into MSQDTTTTSVLLDLERSLPTGTTLIAKRFTFDSAHMLPNVPEGHKCGRVHGHTYQVKIFLRGPVDEHAAWIVDFGDLKARWKPIEERLDHHMLNELPGLENPTAERLAAWIAAEIDAGGPLADDVQVAAVEVAETPDSSAIFLPGSARTGNTLSSASRAAAPVAREAVVGAAIEDVQGRPDSRGVRLDEVGVSDVRFPITVLDRERERQATVGTLSMGVDVPAEVKGTHMSRFLEALNAHDGAFTLFTMAHLASDLRRRLGATDVRARVRFPYFVMKAAPVTGAGGIVDHDCEFDIRDHDGDVRFRLTVEAPVTTVCPCSRDISDYGAHNQRGTVRMTIDLAVDLSGQPELVWIEELIELADAKSSSPVYSVIKRPDERHVTMAGYDNPRFVEDLARDVAIAMEEDPRIAGYEVCVVNDESIHSHNAYATVRSEGWQA; encoded by the coding sequence ATGAGCCAGGACACCACCACGACCTCCGTGCTGTTGGACCTCGAACGGTCTCTGCCGACCGGCACGACGCTGATCGCCAAGCGGTTCACGTTCGACTCGGCCCACATGCTCCCCAACGTGCCGGAAGGGCACAAGTGCGGACGTGTCCACGGGCACACCTACCAGGTCAAGATCTTCCTCCGCGGGCCCGTCGACGAGCACGCGGCGTGGATCGTGGACTTCGGTGATCTGAAGGCCCGATGGAAGCCGATCGAGGAACGCCTGGACCACCACATGCTCAACGAGCTTCCTGGTCTGGAGAACCCGACGGCCGAACGGCTCGCGGCATGGATCGCGGCGGAGATCGACGCCGGAGGACCGCTCGCCGACGACGTCCAGGTGGCGGCGGTGGAAGTGGCCGAAACTCCTGACTCCTCCGCGATCTTCCTGCCGGGGTCCGCCAGGACGGGCAACACCCTGTCCTCCGCCTCACGTGCTGCTGCACCGGTGGCTAGAGAGGCAGTCGTGGGTGCGGCGATCGAAGACGTCCAGGGTCGCCCTGATTCTCGGGGTGTCCGCCTCGACGAGGTCGGCGTCAGCGACGTTCGCTTCCCGATCACCGTCCTGGACCGCGAGCGCGAGCGACAGGCGACCGTCGGCACGCTCTCCATGGGTGTCGACGTGCCCGCGGAGGTCAAGGGGACGCACATGTCCCGCTTCCTCGAAGCGCTCAACGCCCACGACGGTGCATTCACCCTCTTCACGATGGCGCACCTGGCCAGCGACCTCCGGCGGCGGTTGGGAGCAACCGATGTTCGCGCGCGCGTTCGCTTCCCCTACTTCGTGATGAAGGCGGCCCCGGTCACCGGTGCGGGAGGGATCGTCGACCACGACTGCGAGTTCGACATCCGCGACCACGACGGCGACGTCCGGTTCCGCCTGACCGTCGAGGCACCGGTCACCACGGTCTGCCCCTGCAGCCGCGACATCTCCGACTACGGTGCTCACAACCAGCGCGGCACGGTACGGATGACCATCGACCTGGCCGTCGACCTGTCGGGCCAGCCCGAGCTGGTCTGGATCGAGGAGCTCATCGAGCTCGCCGACGCGAAATCGTCCTCGCCCGTGTACTCGGTCATCAAGCGACCCGACGAACGACACGTCACCATGGCTGGCTACGACAACCCGCGGTTCGTCGAGGACCTCGCACGCGACGTGGCGATCGCGATGGAGGAGGACCCGCGGATCGCGGGATACGAGGTCTGCGTCGTCAACGACGAGAGCATCCATTCGCACAACGCCTACGCCACCGTGCGCAGCGAGGGCTGGCAAGCGTAG
- a CDS encoding DUF7662 domain-containing protein, producing the protein MGKYGLLADYLRHAASPVSMTFDEIDHLVGGLPASARRHRAWWANEADGRHVQARAWVQAGWRVGDVSLTQERVRFARASATDA; encoded by the coding sequence ATGGGCAAGTACGGGCTGCTGGCTGACTATCTGCGTCACGCTGCGTCGCCGGTGTCCATGACGTTCGACGAGATCGACCACCTCGTCGGCGGGCTGCCCGCCTCTGCTCGTCGACATCGCGCGTGGTGGGCCAACGAGGCAGACGGGCGTCACGTCCAGGCTCGGGCCTGGGTCCAGGCGGGTTGGCGCGTCGGGGACGTGAGCCTCACCCAAGAGCGCGTGCGGTTCGCCAGAGCGTCAGCGACAGATGCCTGA
- a CDS encoding endonuclease III domain-containing protein, with amino-acid sequence MTGRNGSWTRSRVQTWPSILRSLASLHGQPARSPLPLGNHADPNDEAVFIQLTYMTRSQRTVEAAFDDLRALAPTSWTELADADPRRVADAVRPLGLITRRTENLMSFGAQMADRHGGDLMTLDDLADADLLKELMALPGLGPKGARCVAAYSFGRDVMAVDVHVLRVAKRLGMLEPSMTWARATRLIEEGVPAGLRYDAHVLLVQHGREVCTQRAPACHACPLVGRCPSAFIASDRRADYVPELRHGTNGKGGN; translated from the coding sequence ATGACCGGACGCAACGGTTCGTGGACGCGTTCGCGCGTCCAGACGTGGCCAAGCATCCTGCGATCGCTCGCCTCGCTGCACGGTCAGCCCGCTCGATCGCCGCTGCCGTTGGGGAACCACGCAGACCCCAACGACGAGGCGGTGTTCATCCAGCTGACATACATGACCCGCAGCCAGCGCACCGTCGAGGCCGCGTTCGATGATCTGCGAGCGCTGGCGCCGACAAGCTGGACCGAGCTAGCGGACGCGGATCCGCGACGGGTCGCGGATGCGGTGCGACCGCTCGGGCTGATCACCCGAAGGACCGAGAACCTGATGTCGTTCGGGGCCCAGATGGCGGACCGTCACGGCGGTGATCTCATGACGCTCGACGACCTCGCCGACGCCGACCTGCTCAAGGAGCTGATGGCGCTTCCCGGGCTGGGCCCCAAGGGTGCCCGGTGCGTCGCTGCCTACAGCTTCGGCCGGGACGTCATGGCCGTCGACGTCCACGTCCTTCGGGTCGCCAAGCGGCTGGGGATGCTGGAACCAAGCATGACGTGGGCGCGGGCCACACGACTCATCGAGGAGGGGGTGCCCGCCGGTCTGCGCTACGACGCCCACGTCCTGCTGGTGCAGCACGGCCGCGAGGTCTGCACCCAGCGGGCCCCGGCATGTCACGCGTGCCCGCTGGTGGGCCGGTGCCCATCAGCGTTCATCGCTTCCGATCGCCGCGCCGACTACGTTCCGGAGCTCCGGCATGGCACGAACGGCAAGGGAGGGAACTGA
- a CDS encoding UvrD-helicase domain-containing protein: MTLRGFREVNEQQSNIVDSVLGNKVTIATAGAGSGKTYTMIATVMELLRPPGGTHLAFTADQLALVTFTVEAAEQLRAETDEAIFAALTKDPTNRDHWWEQRERLPSAFIGTIHSFAHQLLKDFGHDSTVPRSSTLNSSGTARREAIADALEVAFAGHPSMTTLLEVDLPEYRLVKEAENVLDHLSRVGIDPESVAAATDHAGAHEVTRAFVRWLVASDHAHTNDKVRRGSVDVDDLLLRLVSAFRADPDGASKAARQHPVLFVDEFQDTDRVQIDVIERLLTDLQKLLVVGDVKQSIYGFRAADAKLLHQLAKRLSVKPLPLHVSRRPSRELLDAQNALFSRIGTRYTDLDEKLLAYDGSPTSPTTLAPLVVDQSGWDDVPANLGTWVKELLGTPSVLPNPMFLEPADLVVLCRTNSQADQAVAELTSELAGVAEVRRSRGESFFEQPEVVATLQVLEMLLRPGDDATLAIALDSMYFTDIDARSEIARLVQYGKDRGSPLTDWLIDHHPDTMAWITTCRRTARSDSAPQVLARLYETSGVLDRLRAEGRTDSALVLEDLREDARNVFKREQALTLDAFVEWLRIAVLNGFPSPRDRRGDRRPPYVRVMTIHQSKGMQYPVVFIPWINRALASAATDPHYLIGDDDRLDLNLPLRDGGTTRSAEWDRMLTRNRRALLEEEMRLLYVAVTRAQQQVILLGGRTQPSPPVPAHHDKYSWLDEIVHSLEDGIPSGVHMVAGGPGTAEIAALRRASKPEGATL, from the coding sequence ATGACGTTGAGAGGATTCCGGGAGGTCAACGAGCAGCAGTCCAACATCGTGGACAGCGTTCTCGGCAACAAGGTCACGATCGCAACCGCCGGCGCAGGGTCCGGGAAGACCTACACCATGATCGCCACCGTCATGGAGCTCCTGAGGCCGCCGGGTGGGACGCATCTAGCGTTCACGGCCGACCAACTCGCGCTCGTGACGTTCACGGTCGAAGCCGCGGAGCAGCTTCGGGCGGAAACCGACGAGGCCATCTTCGCCGCGTTGACGAAGGACCCCACCAACCGCGATCACTGGTGGGAGCAGCGCGAGCGGCTGCCCTCGGCGTTCATCGGTACGATCCACTCGTTCGCGCATCAGCTTCTCAAGGACTTCGGGCATGACAGCACCGTCCCGAGGTCTTCCACCCTGAACAGCAGCGGCACCGCTCGTCGGGAGGCCATCGCGGACGCACTCGAGGTGGCGTTCGCCGGGCACCCGAGCATGACGACGTTGCTGGAGGTGGACCTCCCCGAGTACCGCCTGGTCAAGGAGGCGGAGAACGTCCTCGACCACTTGTCCAGGGTCGGGATCGACCCGGAGTCGGTTGCTGCGGCAACCGACCACGCGGGCGCCCATGAGGTGACCCGTGCGTTCGTGCGTTGGCTGGTGGCGTCCGACCACGCGCACACCAACGACAAGGTCCGACGGGGCTCTGTGGATGTCGATGACCTGCTGCTGCGCTTGGTCTCGGCGTTCCGCGCCGATCCCGATGGCGCGTCCAAGGCCGCCCGGCAGCATCCGGTTCTGTTCGTCGATGAGTTCCAGGACACCGACCGCGTGCAGATCGACGTCATAGAGCGGCTGCTTACCGACCTCCAGAAGCTTCTGGTCGTCGGCGACGTGAAGCAGTCGATCTACGGCTTCCGTGCCGCCGACGCCAAGCTCCTCCACCAGCTCGCGAAGCGGCTGAGCGTCAAGCCCCTCCCCCTCCACGTCAGCCGGCGTCCCAGCAGGGAACTGCTCGACGCCCAGAACGCCTTGTTCTCCCGCATCGGGACCCGATACACCGATCTGGATGAGAAGCTCCTCGCCTACGACGGCAGCCCGACGTCACCAACCACGCTGGCTCCGCTCGTTGTTGACCAGTCAGGCTGGGACGATGTCCCTGCCAACCTCGGGACATGGGTCAAGGAGCTGCTCGGCACGCCGTCCGTCCTTCCCAACCCTATGTTCCTCGAACCTGCCGACCTCGTCGTCCTCTGCCGGACGAACTCCCAAGCTGACCAAGCCGTCGCGGAGCTCACCAGCGAGCTCGCCGGCGTGGCTGAGGTCCGCCGCAGCCGCGGGGAGTCCTTCTTCGAGCAACCGGAGGTGGTGGCCACGCTGCAGGTGCTGGAGATGCTGCTCAGACCCGGCGACGATGCCACGCTGGCCATCGCTCTGGACTCGATGTACTTCACCGACATCGACGCCAGATCGGAGATCGCCCGCCTCGTGCAGTACGGCAAGGACCGCGGCAGCCCGCTCACCGACTGGCTCATCGACCATCACCCCGACACGATGGCGTGGATCACGACCTGCCGGCGCACCGCCCGCTCCGACTCGGCCCCCCAAGTGCTCGCCCGCCTCTATGAGACCTCCGGAGTGCTCGACCGTCTGCGCGCGGAGGGGCGGACCGACTCGGCGCTGGTCCTGGAGGATCTCCGGGAGGACGCCAGGAACGTCTTCAAGCGGGAGCAAGCGCTGACTCTTGACGCCTTCGTCGAATGGCTGAGGATCGCCGTCCTCAACGGGTTCCCGTCCCCACGGGACCGGCGCGGCGACCGGCGACCTCCCTACGTCCGCGTCATGACGATCCACCAATCGAAGGGAATGCAGTACCCGGTGGTGTTCATACCCTGGATCAACCGTGCGTTGGCGTCGGCCGCGACGGACCCGCACTACCTGATCGGGGACGACGACCGTCTTGACCTCAACCTGCCGCTCCGGGACGGCGGGACCACCCGGTCAGCCGAATGGGATCGGATGCTGACACGCAACCGTCGTGCGCTGCTGGAGGAGGAGATGCGACTGCTCTACGTCGCAGTCACCAGGGCGCAGCAGCAGGTGATTCTTCTCGGGGGGCGCACGCAGCCGAGCCCGCCGGTCCCAGCCCACCACGACAAGTACTCCTGGCTGGATGAGATCGTGCATTCGCTGGAGGACGGCATCCCATCTGGCGTCCACATGGTGGCGGGCGGTCCCGGCACAGCCGAGATCGCGGCCCTGCGGAGGGCGTCGAAGCCCGAGGGCGCGACCCTATGA
- a CDS encoding nuclease-related domain-containing protein — protein MEAEAAAATPGWLRVVRMLFGVHDDERAWRRGAEGEEAVGRKLAKLGDGWTVLHDLPLNAKGSNLDHLVIGPGGVFALNTKKVRGKIWVGERMVMINGQRTSYLRTARWEARTVASLLSTATGQTVDVRSALVFVGGDLTIKQRPADVGVTTNWTIKRWLESHGTVLDPERLAELHRSARLARTWPAPPLTKHW, from the coding sequence ATGGAAGCCGAGGCTGCGGCCGCCACCCCCGGATGGCTACGCGTTGTGCGAATGCTCTTCGGAGTGCATGACGACGAGCGGGCGTGGCGGCGCGGCGCCGAGGGAGAAGAAGCGGTTGGACGGAAGCTGGCGAAGCTGGGCGATGGTTGGACCGTGCTTCACGATCTGCCCCTCAACGCAAAGGGGTCGAACCTGGACCACCTCGTGATCGGCCCCGGCGGCGTCTTTGCGCTCAACACCAAGAAGGTGCGCGGCAAGATCTGGGTCGGTGAGCGAATGGTCATGATCAACGGCCAGCGCACCTCCTATCTCCGAACGGCCAGGTGGGAGGCCAGGACGGTGGCGAGCCTCCTGTCGACGGCCACGGGCCAGACAGTCGACGTCCGGTCAGCGCTGGTCTTCGTCGGTGGCGATCTGACGATCAAGCAGCGCCCAGCCGACGTTGGCGTCACGACGAACTGGACCATCAAGCGATGGCTTGAGTCCCATGGAACGGTTCTCGACCCGGAACGACTGGCGGAACTCCACCGCAGTGCGCGACTCGCACGGACGTGGCCCGCGCCGCCACTGACCAAGCACTGGTGA